The Rhododendron vialii isolate Sample 1 chromosome 5a, ASM3025357v1 genome contains a region encoding:
- the LOC131326759 gene encoding uncharacterized protein LOC131326759 isoform X1 — protein MAFGSKRERERERESIKLRKVMAGKKVIAILQSGGEFETNQDGSLSYRGGDAHAREIDENMKYKDFKREVAEVFNSNHGNMSIKYFLPGNKKTLITISNDKDLNCMIKFHANSATADIYVIMEDVVAAHVSNMSASRSSRTTFSGAGVLVDPPNVVDNVVDDSVILDDITHVDAHMDSPTDMPPPFPSDGSNDEEKHPKAAKEWQNKLTGVGQRFNSVSEFREALCQYAIAHQLTFKYVKNDTSRVTAKCKEQGCSWFIHARKLSNTQVFRIKEMNVLHTCEGNTMTTGARATKNVLASIIKEKMKDHPNYKPKDIMSDIKQEYGLQLKYHHAWHGKENAKEQLHGSTKAAYSQVPNLCEKIMETNPGSLATFTTKENSSFRRLFVSFHASLYGFQQGCRPLLFLDSTPLKSKYQVTWLAATAADGADEVFPVAFAIVDAETDENWLWFLVQLKSAFSTAQSITFIADREKGLRNSISDVFRGLDVHHGYCIRYLSEQLIRDLNGQYSNEVKCLMVEDFYAAASAPRPKDFQKCVQNIRSISIDAYNWVLQSEPSHWANAFFQGARYNHLTANFGELFYSWASEAHELPITTMVTTMRLKVMELIYRRRVDSNQWTTRLTPSMEEKLEKERLNVCSLKVTISGGNTFEVRGESGDTAEDVDLDQWVCSCKRWQLTGLPCCHAIAVINCLGRHLYDYCSRYFTTDSFRLTYSESIHPVPNTDWPTEKDSSNSAVTVTPPPHRFQAGRPPADSIESQRVVKRKRQPKCSRCKGTGHHKSTCKEILSEC, from the exons ATGGCATTTggatcgaagagagagagagagagagagagagagtccataAAACTTAGGAAG GTCATGGCGGGGAAGAAAGTTATAGCTATACTTCAATCTGGCGGTGAATTCGAGACCAATCAAGATGGCTCATTGTCATATAGAGGTGGGGATGCTCATGCTAGGGAAATTGATGAGAACATGAAGTACAAAGATTTCAAGAGGGAAGTAGCAGAGGTGTTTAACAGCAATCATGGTAATATGTCCATCAAATATTTCCTGCCGGGCAATAAAAAGACACTTATCACAATATCTAATGACAAGGACCTCAATTGCATGATCAAATTCCATGCTAACTCCGCCACTGCTGATATATATGTAATTATGGAAGATGTAGTTGCAGCCCATGTCTCAAACATGTCTGCAAGCAG GTCAAGTCGGACTACTTTTTCAGGAGCAGGCGTTCTAGTTGACCCTCCTAATGTTGTGGACAATGTTGTGGATGACAGTGTTATTCTAGATGATATTACCCATGTCGATGCCCATATGGATAGTCCCACTGATATGCCTCCACCCTTTCCTTCTGATGGTTCCAATGATGAGGAGAAGCATCCTAAAGCTGCAAAAGAGTGGCAGAACAAACTCACGGGTGTTGGCCAAAGGTTCAATAGTGTTAGTGAATTTCGTGAGGCTCTATGTCAGTATGCTATAGCACATCAACTTACTTTTAAGTATGTCAAGAACGACACTTCCCGCGTGACTGCCAAATGTAAAGAACAAGGTTGCTCATGGTTTATTCATGCAAGAAAGTTGTCAAACACCCAAGTATTTCGTATTAAGGAAATGAATGTCTTACATACGTGTGAGGGGAATACTATGACAACCGGGGCTCGGGCGACTAAAAATGTGTTAGCAAGTATCATCAAGGAGAAGATGAAGGATCACCCGAATTACAAGCCCAAGGATATTATGAGTGACATTAAACAAGAATATGGACTTCAGCTAAAGTACCATCACGCATGGCACGGGAAAGAGAATGCTAAGGAGCAGCTTCATGGTTCAACTAAGGCCGCATATAGCCAGGTACCCAACCTCTGTGAGAAAATAATGGAGACAAACCCTGGTAGTCTAGCTACCTTCACCACAAAGGAAAACTCGAGCTTTCGTCGCCTGTTTGTATCTTTTCATGCCTCTTTGTATGGCTTCCAACAGGGTTGCCGACCTCTGCTTTTCCTTGATAGCACACCCTTAAAGTCAAAGTACCAAGTAACATGGTTAGCAGCTACAGCTGCTGATGGGGCTGACGAAGTTTTTCCTGTTGCTTTTGCAATAGTCGATGCGGAAACCGATGAGAACTGGCTTTGGTTTTTGGTACAACTAAAATCTGCATTTTCAACAGCTCAGAGCATAACGTTTATTGCAGATAGAGAAAAGGGACTAAGGAATTCGATTTCGGATGTATTTCGCGGTTTGGATGTACACCATGGGTACTGTATACGCTATCTTTCGGAACAACTTATCCGAGACTTGAATGGGCAATATTCCAATGAAGTGAAGTGTTTGATGGTTGAGGATTTCTATGCTGCTGCATCTGCACCTAGGCCTAAAGACTTCCAGAAGTGTGTACAAAACATTAGAAGTATCTCAATAGACGCTTATAATTGGGTTTTGCAGAGTGAGCCTTCACACTGGGCAAATGCGTTTTTCCAGGGTGCAAGATATAACCATCTGACAGCAAACTTTGGGGAGCTATTCTACAGTTGGGCATCAGAAGCGCATGAATTACCGATAACCACAATGGTGACTACTATGCGGCTGAAGGTCATGGAGTTGATCTATAGACGCCGTGTAGACTCCAACCAATGGACGACAAGGCTAACTCCATCCATGGAGGAAAAGCTAGAGAAGGAAAGACTAAATGTTTGTTCCCTTAAAGTGACAATTTCAGGTGGTAACACGTTTGAGGTCCGTGGCGAGTCTGGCGACACCGCTGAAGATGTTGATCTTGACCAATGGGTTTGTAGTTGCAAAAGATGGCAGCTTACTGGTTTGCCATGCTGCCATGCCATTGCTGTAATCAATTGCCTTGGTCGTCACCTATATGATTATTGTTCTAGATACTTCACAACTGACAGCTTCAGGTTAACGTATTCTGAATCCATACATCCTGTTCCAAATACAGATTGGCCCACGGAGAAGGACTCTTCTAATAGTGCGGTGACTGTAACCCCTCCTCCTCATCGTTTTCAAGCAGGCCGGCCTCCTGCTGATTCAATTGAATCACAAAGGGTGGTCAAACGTAAACGGCAACCAAAATGTAGTAGGTGCAAGGGTACCGGCCACCATAAGTCAACTTGCAAAGAGATTTTGTCAGAATGCTGA
- the LOC131326759 gene encoding uncharacterized protein LOC131326759 isoform X2 — MAGKKVIAILQSGGEFETNQDGSLSYRGGDAHAREIDENMKYKDFKREVAEVFNSNHGNMSIKYFLPGNKKTLITISNDKDLNCMIKFHANSATADIYVIMEDVVAAHVSNMSASRSSRTTFSGAGVLVDPPNVVDNVVDDSVILDDITHVDAHMDSPTDMPPPFPSDGSNDEEKHPKAAKEWQNKLTGVGQRFNSVSEFREALCQYAIAHQLTFKYVKNDTSRVTAKCKEQGCSWFIHARKLSNTQVFRIKEMNVLHTCEGNTMTTGARATKNVLASIIKEKMKDHPNYKPKDIMSDIKQEYGLQLKYHHAWHGKENAKEQLHGSTKAAYSQVPNLCEKIMETNPGSLATFTTKENSSFRRLFVSFHASLYGFQQGCRPLLFLDSTPLKSKYQVTWLAATAADGADEVFPVAFAIVDAETDENWLWFLVQLKSAFSTAQSITFIADREKGLRNSISDVFRGLDVHHGYCIRYLSEQLIRDLNGQYSNEVKCLMVEDFYAAASAPRPKDFQKCVQNIRSISIDAYNWVLQSEPSHWANAFFQGARYNHLTANFGELFYSWASEAHELPITTMVTTMRLKVMELIYRRRVDSNQWTTRLTPSMEEKLEKERLNVCSLKVTISGGNTFEVRGESGDTAEDVDLDQWVCSCKRWQLTGLPCCHAIAVINCLGRHLYDYCSRYFTTDSFRLTYSESIHPVPNTDWPTEKDSSNSAVTVTPPPHRFQAGRPPADSIESQRVVKRKRQPKCSRCKGTGHHKSTCKEILSEC; from the exons ATGGCGGGGAAGAAAGTTATAGCTATACTTCAATCTGGCGGTGAATTCGAGACCAATCAAGATGGCTCATTGTCATATAGAGGTGGGGATGCTCATGCTAGGGAAATTGATGAGAACATGAAGTACAAAGATTTCAAGAGGGAAGTAGCAGAGGTGTTTAACAGCAATCATGGTAATATGTCCATCAAATATTTCCTGCCGGGCAATAAAAAGACACTTATCACAATATCTAATGACAAGGACCTCAATTGCATGATCAAATTCCATGCTAACTCCGCCACTGCTGATATATATGTAATTATGGAAGATGTAGTTGCAGCCCATGTCTCAAACATGTCTGCAAGCAG GTCAAGTCGGACTACTTTTTCAGGAGCAGGCGTTCTAGTTGACCCTCCTAATGTTGTGGACAATGTTGTGGATGACAGTGTTATTCTAGATGATATTACCCATGTCGATGCCCATATGGATAGTCCCACTGATATGCCTCCACCCTTTCCTTCTGATGGTTCCAATGATGAGGAGAAGCATCCTAAAGCTGCAAAAGAGTGGCAGAACAAACTCACGGGTGTTGGCCAAAGGTTCAATAGTGTTAGTGAATTTCGTGAGGCTCTATGTCAGTATGCTATAGCACATCAACTTACTTTTAAGTATGTCAAGAACGACACTTCCCGCGTGACTGCCAAATGTAAAGAACAAGGTTGCTCATGGTTTATTCATGCAAGAAAGTTGTCAAACACCCAAGTATTTCGTATTAAGGAAATGAATGTCTTACATACGTGTGAGGGGAATACTATGACAACCGGGGCTCGGGCGACTAAAAATGTGTTAGCAAGTATCATCAAGGAGAAGATGAAGGATCACCCGAATTACAAGCCCAAGGATATTATGAGTGACATTAAACAAGAATATGGACTTCAGCTAAAGTACCATCACGCATGGCACGGGAAAGAGAATGCTAAGGAGCAGCTTCATGGTTCAACTAAGGCCGCATATAGCCAGGTACCCAACCTCTGTGAGAAAATAATGGAGACAAACCCTGGTAGTCTAGCTACCTTCACCACAAAGGAAAACTCGAGCTTTCGTCGCCTGTTTGTATCTTTTCATGCCTCTTTGTATGGCTTCCAACAGGGTTGCCGACCTCTGCTTTTCCTTGATAGCACACCCTTAAAGTCAAAGTACCAAGTAACATGGTTAGCAGCTACAGCTGCTGATGGGGCTGACGAAGTTTTTCCTGTTGCTTTTGCAATAGTCGATGCGGAAACCGATGAGAACTGGCTTTGGTTTTTGGTACAACTAAAATCTGCATTTTCAACAGCTCAGAGCATAACGTTTATTGCAGATAGAGAAAAGGGACTAAGGAATTCGATTTCGGATGTATTTCGCGGTTTGGATGTACACCATGGGTACTGTATACGCTATCTTTCGGAACAACTTATCCGAGACTTGAATGGGCAATATTCCAATGAAGTGAAGTGTTTGATGGTTGAGGATTTCTATGCTGCTGCATCTGCACCTAGGCCTAAAGACTTCCAGAAGTGTGTACAAAACATTAGAAGTATCTCAATAGACGCTTATAATTGGGTTTTGCAGAGTGAGCCTTCACACTGGGCAAATGCGTTTTTCCAGGGTGCAAGATATAACCATCTGACAGCAAACTTTGGGGAGCTATTCTACAGTTGGGCATCAGAAGCGCATGAATTACCGATAACCACAATGGTGACTACTATGCGGCTGAAGGTCATGGAGTTGATCTATAGACGCCGTGTAGACTCCAACCAATGGACGACAAGGCTAACTCCATCCATGGAGGAAAAGCTAGAGAAGGAAAGACTAAATGTTTGTTCCCTTAAAGTGACAATTTCAGGTGGTAACACGTTTGAGGTCCGTGGCGAGTCTGGCGACACCGCTGAAGATGTTGATCTTGACCAATGGGTTTGTAGTTGCAAAAGATGGCAGCTTACTGGTTTGCCATGCTGCCATGCCATTGCTGTAATCAATTGCCTTGGTCGTCACCTATATGATTATTGTTCTAGATACTTCACAACTGACAGCTTCAGGTTAACGTATTCTGAATCCATACATCCTGTTCCAAATACAGATTGGCCCACGGAGAAGGACTCTTCTAATAGTGCGGTGACTGTAACCCCTCCTCCTCATCGTTTTCAAGCAGGCCGGCCTCCTGCTGATTCAATTGAATCACAAAGGGTGGTCAAACGTAAACGGCAACCAAAATGTAGTAGGTGCAAGGGTACCGGCCACCATAAGTCAACTTGCAAAGAGATTTTGTCAGAATGCTGA